From Saprospiraceae bacterium, one genomic window encodes:
- a CDS encoding DUF4290 domain-containing protein: protein MQDISFSYNTQEEELIMPEYGRSVQNLVQYCKTVVDPVYRQAVAEGIVEIMQIMTPYNKNFEEHRKKLWHHLFRIAKYEIEVVPPGGQIPTPDLDVVKPETVEYPAAVERNRHYGGYVNAMIKKAMELEDKAKQEAFAVIIASYMKLAHKNWNKDNFISDEQIREDLSHMSKGILNVPEDAVLDISSGFTRHQRQRPPNQYKGGKGSKHKNRNKGRNQSQKRYY, encoded by the coding sequence ATGCAAGACATTAGTTTTAGCTACAATACACAAGAAGAAGAATTGATCATGCCGGAATATGGCAGAAGTGTTCAGAATTTAGTTCAATATTGCAAAACGGTTGTGGATCCTGTATATCGTCAGGCGGTCGCCGAAGGGATTGTAGAAATCATGCAAATCATGACGCCTTACAACAAGAATTTTGAAGAGCATCGTAAAAAATTATGGCACCATCTGTTCAGAATTGCGAAGTATGAAATTGAAGTGGTTCCGCCGGGTGGACAAATTCCCACACCGGATCTCGATGTGGTCAAACCCGAAACGGTGGAATATCCTGCGGCTGTTGAACGCAATCGTCATTATGGTGGTTACGTCAATGCAATGATTAAAAAAGCAATGGAATTGGAAGACAAAGCCAAACAGGAAGCTTTTGCGGTGATCATTGCTTCTTATATGAAGTTGGCTCATAAAAACTGGAACAAGGATAACTTCATCAGCGACGAACAAATCAGAGAAGATCTTTCACACATGAGCAAAGGCATCTTGAATGTTCCCGAAGATGCTGTTCTGGATATCAGCTCAGGTTTTACAAGACACCAACGCCAAAGACCACCCAACCAGTACAAAGGAGGAAAGGGCAGCAAACACAAAAACCGCAATAAAGGGAGAAATCAAAGTCAGAAAAGATATTACTGA
- the fabG gene encoding 3-oxoacyl-[acyl-carrier-protein] reductase yields the protein MALLTGKTSIVTGGSRGIGASIVEKLASEGSNIAFTYLSSPDKAAQLIERLAVYGVKLKAYASDASDHTAAKDLVAKVLEDFGSIDVLVNNAGITKDNLILRMTEEQWDQVMSVNLKSAFNLSKFTVGPMMKQRSGSIINITSVVGVFGNAGQSNYAASKAGMIGFTKSIAKELGPRNIRCNAIAPGFIETEMTHVLDEKTKENFLKGIPLGRLAQASEVANLVGFLASEQSSYITGQVINVCGGLSM from the coding sequence ATGGCTTTATTAACAGGTAAAACTTCCATCGTCACCGGAGGAAGCAGAGGTATCGGAGCTTCAATCGTTGAGAAACTGGCTTCCGAGGGATCCAACATAGCTTTCACTTATCTCAGTTCACCAGACAAAGCGGCCCAGCTCATCGAAAGGCTGGCTGTGTATGGGGTCAAGCTTAAAGCTTATGCATCCGATGCCTCGGATCATACCGCAGCAAAAGATCTTGTAGCCAAAGTGCTGGAAGATTTTGGATCCATAGATGTATTGGTCAACAATGCGGGTATTACCAAAGACAATTTAATTCTTAGAATGACCGAAGAGCAATGGGATCAGGTCATGTCAGTCAATTTGAAGTCCGCATTTAATCTTTCAAAATTTACAGTAGGACCCATGATGAAACAACGTTCAGGTTCTATTATCAACATTACTTCTGTGGTGGGGGTTTTTGGGAATGCTGGCCAATCCAATTATGCGGCATCCAAAGCCGGAATGATTGGATTTACAAAGTCCATTGCCAAAGAGCTGGGTCCCCGTAACATTCGTTGCAACGCCATTGCTCCCGGATTTATCGAGACAGAGATGACCCATGTATTGGATGAGAAGACCAAAGAAAACTTCTTAAAGGGAATTCCCCTTGGCCGACTGGCTCAGGCTTCTGAAGTGGCGAACCTCGTGGGTTTTTTAGCATCTGAGCAATCCTCCTATATTACCGGACAGGTTATCAATGTATGCGGAGGACTCAGTATGTAA
- a CDS encoding tetratricopeptide repeat protein, with amino-acid sequence MRQKIHLYSLLFFLILLNSQCNKSKVENKPLEITANDLSGISKLIENNPNNDSFYILRANLYMLASLHDSAVADIRTAIRIDPENDSHYTLLAENYLLANESKKAIEILDSALLLFPNKIEIIQEKIRLQIILRQYMEAMASLDHLFMLDPQNAYGYYLAGHVFIESEDTGRAVNSYQKAVDLDPELRVGWVQLGDLLSHMNNPLGIQYYNNALRLDSSDLETRHNKAFALQNLGRTDEAIAQYKSNIVADSSFELSYYNLGILYKNLDSLPQAIKMLSRSIELNPEEAYTYFARAECYQKRNEIENARKDYEKAIGLNPEEIEFRKALKKLK; translated from the coding sequence ATGCGTCAAAAAATACATTTGTACAGTTTGTTATTTTTTCTGATTTTGTTGAATAGTCAATGCAACAAATCCAAGGTAGAAAACAAACCGCTTGAAATAACTGCAAATGATCTTTCCGGAATCAGCAAACTGATTGAAAATAATCCAAACAACGACAGTTTTTACATTCTGCGCGCCAATCTCTATATGCTTGCCTCTCTCCATGACTCTGCGGTGGCTGACATCCGAACTGCGATAAGAATTGACCCTGAAAACGATTCTCACTATACCCTTCTTGCAGAAAATTATTTATTGGCCAATGAGTCAAAAAAAGCCATCGAAATTCTCGATTCTGCCCTGTTGCTTTTTCCAAACAAGATCGAGATTATTCAAGAAAAAATCAGACTTCAGATTATCCTAAGGCAATACATGGAAGCCATGGCGTCTTTGGACCATTTGTTTATGTTGGACCCACAAAACGCTTACGGATATTATTTGGCCGGACATGTATTCATTGAATCCGAAGATACCGGAAGAGCCGTCAATAGTTATCAGAAGGCGGTTGACCTTGATCCTGAATTGAGAGTAGGTTGGGTTCAACTTGGTGATTTATTGAGTCACATGAATAATCCCCTGGGAATCCAATATTACAACAACGCTCTCCGACTCGATTCGTCTGATCTTGAAACCAGACACAACAAAGCATTTGCCTTACAAAATTTGGGAAGAACGGATGAAGCTATCGCACAATACAAAAGCAACATTGTTGCGGATAGCAGTTTTGAACTCAGCTACTACAATCTAGGCATTCTGTACAAAAACCTAGATTCCTTACCTCAGGCCATTAAAATGCTCAGTCGCTCCATTGAACTCAATCCGGAAGAAGCTTACACTTATTTTGCAAGAGCAGAGTGTTATCAAAAGAGAAACGAGATTGAAAATGCCCGTAAGGACTATGAAAAAGCCATTGGTTTGAATCCTGAAGAAATAGAATTTAGAAAAGCATTGAAAAAACTAAAATAG
- a CDS encoding Gfo/Idh/MocA family oxidoreductase, translating to MSNEYSRRELLKIIGWSLGASAFPFEKLKAHVDQYLSKSPDHHSCNPRGITAITLGAGARGNTYGRYALQNPDQIKIIGVAEPIPLRNERYASKHQIQAENRMVTWEHVFDRPKWADAVIITTPDDLHFGPCMKALEMGYDVLLEKPIAPTEQECRQILERVQKTKRIVAVCHVLRYAPYFIKLKSMIDSGAVGTLVSIQHLEPIEHVHMAHSFVRGNWHDSKKTTPIILAKSCHDLDILRWLVGKNAKSIAAFGGLKWFKKENAPSGSTLRCTDGCKIESDCPYSALKIYHRKRSWTYVFDLPENKEEHGDAILQYLKTTNYGRCVYQMENDQPDHVVSSILFEDGITAGFNMEALTSYGGRRTRVMGSMGDIVGDMEKFIYTDFRTGISTDWDIHVDETGIYKNSGHGSGDFRLMHDWVAAVSRQDASLLTSTIEASIESHLMGFAAEKSRLQKNIQDISF from the coding sequence ATGTCCAATGAATATTCAAGAAGAGAATTGCTTAAAATAATTGGATGGTCGCTTGGCGCATCTGCATTTCCTTTTGAAAAACTCAAAGCACATGTCGATCAGTATTTGAGTAAATCGCCGGATCATCATTCCTGTAATCCGCGCGGCATCACAGCCATTACACTTGGTGCCGGCGCAAGAGGAAATACGTATGGTAGGTATGCACTTCAAAATCCGGATCAGATTAAAATCATTGGGGTTGCAGAACCCATCCCTCTGAGAAACGAGAGATATGCATCCAAACACCAAATACAGGCAGAAAACAGGATGGTTACCTGGGAGCATGTCTTTGACCGGCCAAAATGGGCAGATGCTGTGATCATCACCACACCGGATGATTTACACTTTGGACCCTGCATGAAAGCACTTGAGATGGGATACGATGTTCTACTGGAAAAACCAATCGCTCCAACAGAACAGGAATGCCGTCAAATTCTTGAGAGGGTTCAAAAAACAAAGCGCATTGTCGCAGTGTGTCATGTGCTAAGATATGCACCATATTTCATAAAACTCAAAAGCATGATTGACAGTGGTGCAGTGGGCACCTTGGTCAGCATTCAGCATCTGGAACCCATTGAACATGTCCACATGGCACATTCTTTTGTGAGAGGCAACTGGCACGATTCAAAAAAAACAACTCCGATTATTTTGGCAAAATCTTGTCATGATCTCGATATTCTGCGCTGGCTGGTAGGAAAAAATGCAAAAAGCATTGCAGCTTTTGGAGGACTTAAATGGTTTAAAAAAGAGAATGCACCCTCCGGAAGCACCCTTAGATGCACCGATGGATGCAAGATTGAATCTGATTGCCCTTATTCTGCATTAAAAATATACCACCGAAAACGAAGCTGGACCTATGTTTTTGATTTACCGGAAAACAAGGAAGAACATGGAGACGCCATACTTCAGTATTTAAAAACCACGAACTACGGTCGATGTGTTTACCAGATGGAAAATGATCAACCCGATCACGTTGTTAGTTCCATTTTATTTGAAGATGGAATCACTGCCGGCTTCAATATGGAGGCCCTCACCTCTTATGGTGGAAGAAGAACACGAGTGATGGGCAGTATGGGAGACATCGTAGGCGATATGGAAAAATTCATTTATACCGATTTTAGGACAGGTATTTCGACGGATTGGGATATCCATGTCGACGAGACTGGCATTTATAAGAATTCCGGACATGGCAGCGGTGATTTCCGATTGATGCACGACTGGGTGGCTGCGGTCAGTAGACAAGATGCCAGTCTGCTCACATCCACCATAGAGGCTTCAATCGAAAGTCATCTCATGGGATTTGCTGCAGAAAAAAGCAGACTTCAAAAAAATATTCAAGACATTTCATTCTAA
- a CDS encoding amidohydrolase family protein: MWNKSCSLLWLILACIPPGQSQVPCIPKNQKTIIEQVRIHVGNGQIIEEGNLLIEGQKIAYVGQEPVRSNINDAVRIQAKGMDLYPGFIALNTEVGLEEISQVKATIDKRELGNFNPNIRSMVAYNTDSKIIPTLRSNGVLVVQSTPEGGIVSGQSSVFKLDGWNWEDAVVLADDGIWLNWPQVNQQRGWWAEPERSNPNDKYKKETEAISEYFHKARAYLSGKDSALLQTHLAYESMRALWSGQKKLYVRVNEAKGMIQCVQLMEKLGIKPVLVGAADSWKIVDFLKAKSIAIILQKPHSLPSRTDEDVWQPYKTPKILQDAGILFAISQSGFWEQRNLAFQAGHTIGYGMSEEQALASIALNPAKIIGLDHRMGSIEVGKDASLFISKGKALDMRSQEIIHAWIQGCPVELDDVHKQLYRKYSKKYPSNE, encoded by the coding sequence ATGTGGAATAAAAGTTGCTCACTTTTATGGTTGATTCTTGCTTGTATCCCACCCGGGCAATCACAGGTTCCATGCATTCCCAAAAATCAAAAAACCATCATCGAGCAAGTCCGCATCCACGTCGGAAACGGTCAAATCATCGAAGAGGGAAATCTTTTGATCGAGGGTCAAAAAATCGCTTATGTTGGACAGGAACCAGTCCGCTCAAATATCAATGATGCGGTGCGAATTCAGGCCAAAGGAATGGATTTATATCCTGGTTTTATTGCGTTGAATACGGAAGTAGGACTGGAAGAAATCTCTCAGGTTAAAGCAACCATTGACAAAAGAGAATTGGGAAACTTTAACCCCAACATTCGCAGCATGGTGGCTTATAACACAGATTCTAAGATTATTCCAACCCTGCGCTCAAACGGTGTTCTGGTGGTCCAATCAACTCCGGAAGGAGGCATCGTGTCCGGACAATCGTCTGTCTTTAAACTGGACGGCTGGAATTGGGAAGATGCCGTTGTTTTGGCGGATGATGGGATCTGGCTCAATTGGCCGCAGGTCAATCAGCAAAGAGGGTGGTGGGCTGAACCTGAACGATCAAATCCAAATGATAAATACAAGAAAGAAACAGAAGCCATCAGTGAATATTTCCACAAAGCCAGGGCCTACCTCAGTGGCAAAGATTCTGCTTTATTACAAACCCATTTGGCCTATGAAAGCATGAGGGCTTTGTGGAGTGGACAAAAGAAATTGTATGTAAGGGTTAACGAAGCCAAAGGAATGATTCAATGTGTACAGTTGATGGAGAAGTTGGGAATTAAGCCCGTGTTGGTGGGAGCTGCTGACTCATGGAAAATTGTTGATTTCTTGAAAGCAAAATCAATTGCAATCATTTTACAGAAACCACACAGCCTCCCAAGTCGAACAGATGAAGATGTTTGGCAACCTTATAAGACGCCTAAAATTTTGCAAGATGCCGGGATTTTATTTGCCATCAGTCAAAGTGGTTTTTGGGAACAGCGAAATTTAGCATTTCAGGCTGGTCATACCATTGGGTATGGTATGTCAGAAGAACAGGCACTGGCAAGCATTGCGCTCAATCCCGCGAAAATCATCGGACTTGACCACCGGATGGGCTCCATCGAAGTGGGGAAAGACGCAAGCCTGTTTATCAGCAAAGGGAAAGCGCTGGACATGCGCAGCCAGGAGATCATCCACGCATGGATTCAGGGATGTCCGGTTGAACTCGACGATGTACATAAACAGCTTTATCGAAAATATTCCAAAAAATATCCATCCAATGAATGA
- a CDS encoding amidohydrolase family protein, whose product MVFKIRFIVSLLFFVCCFQLYAQITFPYNGVRHPDQSCYLLINAKLIANPISEPVAAELIIRNGKIQAIGTALKKPADAVVKDLKGSFVYPAFIDLYSSYGMPALPDRRNQGRGQFDKSRPGSYGWNDALKTEQSAFILFQTKAAEGKVLRENGFAMVNTHMPDGISRGSSSVVFTGEGPEHEMVFKEQSAHHLSFQKGSSAQDYPGSLMGSIALLRQTYLDGMYYEKTIRPEEKNLSLQQWNQLQTLLQIFAVEDKLDILRADKIAREFGKNYLIRSNGSEYQNIEQLKKIQAKLIVPLKFPALYDVEDPFDAEQIDLSDLKHWELAPYNPRILEENKIPFCLTMDGLTDPKDFWGNLRKAIKSGLSKTRALESLTTTPAEWLGIHHETGTIAIGKWANLLITQSDIFSDSGRILETWVKGTPYPVHGLDPTDYMGKFRIALGTDEYMGDLSRKDGKYELKILTEDSIPPQISVKFENDYLNGRWRDRQQRIHLIYAAASGKNWTGFANLSNGSRVPFAMNYIGSLETGEIKNTSKEENPESFSILYPFMAYGWTEKPKLKNYLIKNATVWTCEKEGILQQTDVLMMNGKIEKIGKNLVAPDNNTEMIDGLNKHLTPGLIDEHNHIAISRGVNECTEASTAEVRIGDVVNSEDINIYRQLAGGLTTAQLLHGSCNPIGGQSALIKLRWGSSPEEMKFEGADPFIKFALGENVKRSSGSSNLRYPDSRMGVEQLYMDYFTRGRQYLKDIKEKGAANVRRDLDLETIGEILQKKRFITCHSYVQSEINMLMKVAEKFDFRINTFTHILEGYKLADKMKNHGAGGSSFSDWWAYKFEVYEAIPYNGAMLHQQGVVTAFNSDDAEMARRLNQEAAKAVKYGGVSEEDALKFVTLHPAKLLHIDHRVGSIKVKKDADLVLWNGHPLSVSSRPDMTFVDGIKYFDVHAQEGIRKMIEAERNRIVQKMLKLKESGVKTSPFKSQRRRLYHCDTVEDDHEDSH is encoded by the coding sequence ATGGTTTTTAAAATCAGGTTTATAGTTTCCTTATTATTTTTTGTCTGTTGCTTTCAGCTTTATGCCCAGATCACCTTTCCATACAATGGTGTCAGACATCCGGATCAATCTTGTTATCTATTGATCAACGCAAAGTTGATTGCCAATCCTATTTCTGAACCAGTAGCTGCTGAACTAATCATCAGAAATGGAAAGATTCAAGCCATTGGGACAGCGCTAAAAAAACCGGCAGACGCCGTAGTGAAGGATTTGAAAGGATCGTTTGTATATCCTGCTTTTATTGATCTATATTCCTCTTATGGAATGCCTGCTTTGCCAGATAGACGCAATCAGGGTAGGGGTCAGTTTGACAAATCAAGACCTGGTTCTTATGGTTGGAACGATGCCCTAAAAACGGAACAATCTGCCTTTATTCTTTTTCAAACCAAAGCTGCAGAAGGCAAAGTGCTTCGAGAAAATGGATTTGCCATGGTCAACACACATATGCCGGATGGAATTAGCAGAGGAAGTTCTTCTGTGGTATTTACAGGTGAAGGTCCTGAGCACGAGATGGTTTTTAAAGAACAGTCTGCACATCATTTGAGCTTTCAGAAAGGAAGTTCGGCTCAGGATTATCCCGGTAGTCTCATGGGAAGTATTGCGCTTCTGAGACAAACTTATCTGGACGGAATGTATTATGAAAAAACCATCAGGCCGGAAGAAAAAAATCTCTCTTTACAACAATGGAATCAGCTGCAAACGCTATTGCAGATTTTTGCGGTAGAAGACAAACTGGATATTTTGCGAGCAGACAAGATTGCCAGAGAGTTTGGAAAAAATTACCTAATCAGAAGCAATGGTTCTGAATATCAAAATATAGAGCAGCTCAAAAAAATCCAAGCCAAATTGATAGTGCCCCTCAAATTTCCAGCACTATATGATGTTGAAGATCCATTTGACGCAGAACAAATTGATCTCTCTGATTTAAAACATTGGGAACTGGCTCCCTACAATCCGAGAATTCTTGAAGAAAATAAAATTCCCTTTTGCCTTACAATGGACGGGTTAACTGATCCGAAAGATTTCTGGGGAAATCTGAGAAAAGCAATCAAATCGGGCCTCAGCAAAACAAGGGCTCTTGAATCACTTACGACCACTCCCGCGGAATGGTTGGGAATCCATCATGAAACAGGAACCATAGCCATCGGCAAATGGGCCAATTTGTTGATTACACAATCGGATATTTTTTCTGACAGTGGACGAATTTTGGAAACATGGGTAAAGGGCACACCATATCCTGTCCACGGTTTAGATCCAACAGATTATATGGGCAAGTTTCGTATAGCATTGGGAACTGATGAGTACATGGGTGACCTTTCTCGCAAAGACGGAAAATACGAGCTAAAAATTCTGACAGAAGATTCCATTCCTCCGCAAATTTCTGTAAAATTTGAAAACGATTATCTCAACGGAAGATGGAGAGACAGGCAACAAAGAATCCATTTGATTTATGCTGCGGCCAGCGGTAAAAACTGGACAGGATTTGCCAATTTATCCAATGGATCAAGAGTTCCATTTGCAATGAATTACATCGGGTCTTTGGAAACAGGGGAAATTAAAAATACATCGAAAGAGGAAAACCCGGAATCCTTTTCAATCCTATATCCATTTATGGCCTATGGGTGGACAGAAAAACCAAAACTCAAAAATTATCTCATCAAAAATGCGACAGTTTGGACCTGCGAAAAAGAAGGGATTCTCCAACAAACTGATGTGCTCATGATGAATGGCAAAATTGAAAAAATTGGAAAAAACCTGGTGGCTCCAGACAACAACACAGAAATGATCGATGGACTGAACAAACACCTCACTCCCGGCTTGATCGACGAACACAACCACATTGCAATCAGTCGGGGTGTCAACGAATGTACAGAAGCTTCGACCGCAGAAGTGCGAATAGGAGATGTGGTAAATTCTGAAGATATCAATATCTATCGGCAATTGGCAGGAGGGCTTACCACCGCACAATTGTTGCATGGCTCCTGCAATCCCATCGGCGGACAATCTGCATTGATTAAATTGAGATGGGGATCATCTCCGGAAGAAATGAAATTTGAAGGTGCAGATCCGTTTATCAAATTTGCACTTGGAGAAAACGTCAAACGATCAAGTGGCAGTTCGAATCTTAGATATCCGGATTCGAGGATGGGTGTGGAGCAGCTGTACATGGATTATTTTACACGAGGTCGACAATATTTGAAAGACATCAAAGAAAAAGGCGCAGCCAATGTAAGAAGGGATCTGGATCTGGAAACGATTGGTGAAATTTTGCAAAAGAAGAGATTTATCACTTGTCATTCTTATGTGCAATCAGAAATCAATATGTTGATGAAAGTGGCAGAAAAATTTGACTTCCGAATCAACACTTTTACCCACATTCTCGAAGGGTATAAGCTCGCGGATAAAATGAAAAATCACGGAGCCGGCGGATCTTCTTTTTCAGACTGGTGGGCCTACAAATTTGAAGTTTACGAAGCCATACCATACAACGGTGCCATGCTGCACCAGCAAGGAGTGGTTACCGCTTTCAACAGCGATGATGCAGAAATGGCCCGCCGTCTTAACCAGGAAGCAGCAAAGGCTGTAAAATATGGTGGGGTGAGTGAAGAAGACGCATTAAAATTTGTTACGCTTCATCCTGCAAAACTTTTACACATCGATCACCGGGTGGGAAGTATCAAAGTCAAAAAGGATGCAGATCTGGTATTGTGGAATGGACATCCTCTATCCGTTAGCAGCAGACCGGACATGACTTTCGTTGATGGAATTAAATATTTTGACGTCCATGCGCAAGAGGGCATTCGCAAAATGATCGAGGCAGAACGCAATAGAATCGTTCAGAAAATGCTCAAACTAAAAGAGAGCGGAGTCAAAACTTCTCCTTTTAAATCTCAAAGAAGAAGACTCTACCACTGTGATACTGTTGAAGATGATCACGAAGATTCACATTAA
- a CDS encoding transketolase, with protein MKTITELKQIASQVRRDIIRQTWKAKSGHPGGSLGCADFMTALYFHFLNFKLPFKMDGQDEDMFFLSNGHISPVFYSVLARSGHFPVSELASFRQLNSRLQGHPATHEGLPGVRVASGSLGQGLSVAVGAAMAKRIQRDSNLVFVLTGDGELQEGQNWEAIMAAAHYKLDRLIATVDWNGQQIDGPNEKVMSLGDLDAKWRAFGWEVLHANGNSMEEVIKVLEIAISKTENGKPVVILMKTIMGFGVDFMMGTHKWHGVAPNDEQAQIALSQLPETLGDY; from the coding sequence ATGAAAACGATAACCGAACTCAAACAAATCGCTTCTCAAGTGCGAAGAGATATCATCCGCCAAACATGGAAAGCCAAAAGCGGCCATCCGGGAGGCTCATTGGGTTGCGCTGATTTCATGACGGCACTTTACTTTCACTTTCTCAATTTTAAACTGCCATTTAAAATGGATGGACAGGATGAAGATATGTTTTTCCTATCCAATGGCCATATTTCCCCGGTTTTTTACAGCGTGCTGGCAAGAAGTGGGCACTTTCCGGTCAGTGAGCTGGCTAGTTTCAGACAACTTAATTCAAGATTACAGGGTCACCCGGCCACCCATGAGGGATTGCCTGGTGTACGAGTAGCCAGTGGCTCCTTGGGTCAAGGGCTGAGCGTAGCCGTTGGTGCTGCCATGGCAAAAAGAATTCAAAGGGATTCTAATCTTGTATTTGTGCTGACGGGAGATGGAGAGTTGCAGGAAGGTCAGAATTGGGAGGCCATTATGGCTGCTGCTCATTACAAATTGGACAGACTTATTGCAACAGTAGATTGGAATGGACAACAAATAGATGGACCCAATGAGAAAGTAATGTCTCTTGGGGATCTCGATGCTAAATGGAGGGCTTTCGGTTGGGAAGTTCTGCACGCCAATGGCAATTCGATGGAAGAGGTGATCAAAGTCCTGGAAATTGCCATCTCCAAAACGGAAAATGGCAAACCAGTGGTGATACTGATGAAGACGATAATGGGCTTTGGAGTAGATTTTATGATGGGTACACACAAATGGCATGGTGTTGCACCGAATGATGAACAGGCACAGATAGCACTGTCACAATTGCCGGAAACATTGGGAGATTATTAG
- a CDS encoding transketolase family protein, with the protein MSHWDKYQSTVKKATRNGFGDGLLEAGRLNENVVALCADLAGSLKMDLFEKEFPDRFVQVGVAEANMMGMAAGMATCGLIPFTGTFANFSTGRVFDQIRQSIAYSHKNVKICASHAGLTLGEDGATHQILEDIGLMKMLPGMTVINPADYAQTKAATIALSDHRGPAYLRFGRPDWPVFMEGQSFEIGKAIRLKEGSQVSIFATGHLLWQAVEAVRILEKEGIDCELINIHTIKPLDEEAILNSVRKTKRVVTCEEHQRNGGLGDSIAQLLARNFPAPMEYVAVNDSFGESGRPTDLLVKYGLDVPDVVTAVKKVL; encoded by the coding sequence ATGAGTCATTGGGATAAATATCAAAGTACAGTAAAAAAGGCCACCAGGAACGGTTTTGGGGATGGATTGCTCGAAGCAGGTAGATTAAATGAAAATGTAGTTGCCTTGTGTGCTGATTTGGCGGGAAGTCTGAAAATGGACCTCTTTGAAAAAGAGTTTCCTGATCGATTTGTTCAGGTAGGAGTCGCTGAGGCCAATATGATGGGAATGGCTGCGGGGATGGCCACCTGCGGTTTGATTCCATTTACCGGGACCTTTGCCAACTTTAGCACAGGTAGGGTATTTGACCAAATCAGACAATCCATCGCTTATTCGCACAAGAACGTAAAGATTTGCGCTTCTCATGCCGGACTTACGCTCGGAGAAGATGGTGCCACCCATCAAATCCTCGAAGACATCGGATTGATGAAAATGCTACCTGGAATGACCGTCATTAATCCAGCTGATTATGCCCAGACCAAAGCTGCTACCATCGCCCTCTCCGATCATCGAGGTCCGGCCTATTTGCGTTTTGGCAGACCCGATTGGCCGGTGTTTATGGAGGGACAAAGCTTTGAAATCGGGAAGGCCATCCGACTCAAAGAAGGAAGTCAGGTGAGTATTTTCGCCACCGGACATCTTCTATGGCAGGCGGTAGAAGCCGTCCGCATTCTCGAGAAAGAAGGAATTGATTGTGAACTCATCAATATACACACCATTAAGCCGCTCGATGAGGAAGCTATTCTGAATTCAGTACGAAAAACTAAAAGAGTGGTGACCTGTGAAGAGCATCAGCGCAATGGAGGATTGGGAGACAGCATTGCACAATTATTGGCCCGAAATTTTCCGGCACCAATGGAATATGTTGCAGTGAATGACAGCTTTGGAGAAAGTGGAAGACCCACAGATTTATTGGTCAAATATGGATTGGATGTGCCCGATGTGGTGACTGCGGTTAAAAAAGTTTTGTAG